In Bogoriella caseilytica, the genomic window AGGGACTCGCGCAGCGCGCGCAGCGAATCGATCGTGTAACTCATGCCGGGCCGCTCGATCTCCAGCCTCGACACGGTGAAGCGCGGGTTTGATGCGGTAGCGATCACCGCCATCAGGTAGCGGTGCTCGGCCGGAGCAACATCGCGCCCGGCTTTGAAGGGCTGCTGACCCGTGGGGACGAAGATGACCTCATCGAGACTGAAGGAAGCCATGACCTCACTGGCGGCCACCAGGTGGCCATGATGGATGGGGTCGAAGGTTCCCCCCATCACGCCGACACGCCGAGACATTGCGAGCAGCCTGGTCCTTCAGTGGTCGCAGCTGGTCAGAGCCGCGAGGCGACGTTGCGGAAGGCGAAGGTGAACAGCAGCATCCCGAGCAGGAGGGCCAGCACCACACCACCGACGAGGAAAGGGTTGACCTCCATGGCGGCGTGGTCCGGCGGCGCAACGTCGTCGCTGGAAGCCAGCAGCAGCAGTGAGGTCTTCATCCGGGGTCCTTCCCACGTATCGATCTCCGTCGTGCCCCAGTCTCGCATGCCAGCAGCCAAGCTGCGGATTCCGGGAGAGCGCGTCAGCATGTGCTGGTGACCACCTCAGATCTTCACGACACCACCGTGAGCTGGCCGATCCGGCTCCGGCGGGCTTGGTCGTCCCACCCGCGCCTGGCCATGGGCGTCCGGAGCGCCATCGCCGCAGCCCTGGCGTGGGCCGTCGCCCAGATCTTGCCCGGACCTGGAGATGAGTTCCCGTACTACGCCCCCATGGGTGCGGTGATTGCCACGACGTTCACGGTCGCCGGCTCGGTGCGCGAGTCGATCCAGACAGTGGGGGCCATCGCCCTCGGCGGCACCATCGCCATTCTGATCGATCTGGTCGCGCCTGAATCCAGCCCTCTGACGGTCGGCGTCGTGGTGGCGTTGGGGGTACTCGCCGGCGGCTGGCGCCGCCTCGGCGGGGCCGGCACGTGGGTGCCGATCTCCGCGCTCTTCACCCTGGTGATCGGGCAGGGCGACGCCTTCTACGTGGGGGCCTACGCGGGACTGGTCTTTCTCGGCGCAGCGATCGGAATCCTGATCAACCTGGCCTTCCCTCCGCTACCGCTGGCGCCCCTGCGCCACACGCTCTCGCGGGTACGCCGCACCGTCCGTGATCAGCTCGGCGATCTGGCGGAGATGCTCGAGAAGGACGAACCGCTGGACCCGCAGGAGTGGGAGAAGCACGAACGCGATCTCACCCCCCAGCGCGGTGAGCTGCGGGCGGCGCTGACCACAGCTCGCGAGAGCCGGCGCGGCAATGTGCGGGCGCGACGGTACAGCCAGGATTTCGAGGCCCTGGCCCGCGATGCCCAGGCGGTGGACCGGCTCGCCCAGCACGTGGCCGAACTGAGCGATCTGCTGGCCACCGGTGAGCACTCCCAGGTGCACGAGCCGTCATTGGGGCCGAGCCTGCGGCCGCATGCCGGCCGGGTGCTGCGCGGCATGGAGTCTCTCGTGGGCCTCGCCGACTCCGGCAAAGCTGAGGAGCGCACCGACGAACTCCAACGCGTGAGAGAGGCCCTGGAGGAGTTGACTGCGGAGACCGACCGGGCCCGCCGTGCGGAGTCCCCCGGCGGCGGTGTGCTGGCGGCCGCGGCCCTGGTGACTGCCACACGTCGATGCCTGGACGAACTCGACATCCTCATCGAGGGCACGAGGGCCGAGTTGAGCGAGGAGCCCCCGAACCCCGGGCCACCAGCCGGCGAGGCGCACGGTCACACGGACGACTGACAGCCCAGCGGCCCAATACGGGCGCAGTACGAGCCGAGGGACAACGGACGACCAGTCAGCGTGCCCCCAGCGGCTGATCGACGTCAGGCGCAGCCGGTCGCGAACGGGCTAGGGCCGGATGTGCCCGTCGCCTTCGACGATCCAGGTGGTGGTCGTCAGTTCCGCCAGACCCATCGGGCCACGTGCATGCAGCTTCTGGGTGGAAATGCCGATCTCGGCGCCCAGCCCGAGCTGCCCTCCGTCGGTGAAGCGAGAGGAGGCATTCACGATGACCGCAGCGGCCACGGGGCCGAGTTCCGCGGTGAAGCTCCGGACGGCAGCTGTGTCCTGGGAGAGGATGACCTCGGTGTGGCCGGAGGAGTAGGTGCGGATGTGCTCGATGGCCTCCTCGCAGCTGCCCACGAGCTTCACCGCAAGATCCAACGAGAGGTACTCGGTCTCCCAGTCGGCCTCGGTCGCCGGTTCGAGCTGCAGCCCGGGAAGGGCGGCAGCGGCCCGCGCGGTCTCCTCATCGGCGTGGATGGTCACGCCCGACTCCCCCAGCGCCGCCAGCAGGCGAGGCAGCAGCTCGCCGGCCAGCTCCCGGTGCACCAGCAGGGTCTCAGCCGCGTTGCAGACACCGGTGCGCTGCGTCTTGGCGTTGAGCACGATGGGCACCACCGCCTCCAGGTCAGCGGAAGCATCGACGTAGATGTGACAGTTCCCCACACCGGTCTCGATCACCGGCACTTGCGATTCGCGCACCACCGTCTGGATCAGATCTGCGCCACCGCGCGGGATGAGCACATCCACCAGGCCGCGAGCGCGCATCAGGGCCACGGCACCCGGGCGGCCATGAGCATCGATGGACTGGACCAGCCCGGCGGGGAGGCCCTGGGCCTCCAGCGCCTCGCCGAGCACCGCCACGATGGCCTCGTTCGAGGAGGCTGCCGCAGATCCGCCGCGGAGCACGACGGCATTACCTGACTTGATGGCCAGACCTGCGGCATCGACGGTGACGTTGGGGCGCGCCTCGTAGATCATCCCCACCACGCCCATGGGAACGCGGGTCTGGCGCAGCCGCAAGCCATTGGGCAGGGTCTGCCCGCGCACCACCTCGCCCACCGGATCGGGAAGCGCGGCCAGTTCCCGCAATGCTGCGGCAATGCCCTCGATGCGCTCGTGGTCCAGTGCGAGCCGGTCCAGCAGGGAGGTCTTCATGCCGGTCTCACGGCCCCGGTCGAGGTCGGCGGCATTGGCCTGCACGATCCGCGCCGATGCCCCCACGAGGGCATCGGCCATCGCGTGCAGCGCAGCGTCCTTGACCTGGCGTGGCGCAGCAGCTAAGGCGCGGGCAGCATGGCGCGCATACTGGCAGATCTGCTCGACACGGGCTTGGACATCATCGGAGGCGGCGGCAGGCAGCTGACTCATACCTGCAGCGTAGGTAAAGACGGCCGGGAATGAATCTCGGAGCCATTCGTTGGACTAGGCATGGCCACCAAGAGCATCGCTGAAGCCGAATTCGAGCAGACCATCTCCGGCGAGGGCATCACCCTCGTGGACTTCTGGGCCGACTGGTGCGGCCCGTGCAAGCAGTTCGCGCCTGTCTACGAGCGCGTCTCCGAGCAGCACCCGGATGTCACCTTCGCGAAGGTCGACACCGAGGCGAACCAGATGCTGAGCGCCCAGCTGCAGATCACCGCCATCCCCACCCTGATGGCGTTCCGCGACGGCATCCAGGTCTTCTCCCAGGCCGGGGCTCTGCCCGCCAAGCAGCTCGAGCAGCTGGTGGAGCAGGTCAAGGGCCTGGACATGGACGAGGTGCGCAAGCAGGTCGCTGAGAACGAGCAGTCCCAGAACTAGGTTCCCCTCAGCAGGGCCCGCTGAGCTCGCCGCCTCTCATGGAGGAGGGTCGAGGTCGGCGGGCCCTTTGTCATGGCGCCAGCCGCGCCAGCGGGGATGGCGCATCCGCCCCTCCCCGGTCCATGACGCGAACTGCACCTCGCCCACCCGGTGGGGCGTCACCCAGTGGGCATCGCGGGCCACCTCTGCCGGGACCTCGGGCACGGGCGGTGTCTTGCGGGAGATGCGCTCGAACTGGGTGACCCAATCCCGCGCCTCCTCCTCCCGGAAGCCGGTGCCCACCCGACCGGCATAGCGCAGGCCGCCCCCGGAGTCCAGCACCGCGAGCAGCAGGGAGCCCACAGCTCCCGATCGCGCCCCGCGACCGGGACGCCAGCCGATGACCACCGCCTCCTGTGTGAGGGAGTGGGTGAGCTTCAGCCAGGCCCGTGACCGCCGGCCGCTGGCGTAGCGCGAACCGTGGCGCTTGGCCACCACGCCCTCGTAACCGCGCCGCCGGGACTCCGCCAGGGCCTCCTCCAGCTCGTCTGCGACGGGAGCCGGGACCACCACGGCCTCGTGTGCCTCCGGGTCGAGGGCCGTCGCGAGGAGCTCGCGGCGCTTCTCATAGGTCTTGCGCACACAGCTCTGGCCCTCCACCTCGAGGATGTCGAAGACCACGAGCTGTACCGGGATCTGCTCGGCGAGATGGTCGATCTCTCGCTGGCTGCCGGCCTGGATCCGCTGCTGCAGCAGGGAGAAGCTCGCGCGGC contains:
- a CDS encoding FUSC family protein; translated protein: MTTSDLHDTTVSWPIRLRRAWSSHPRLAMGVRSAIAAALAWAVAQILPGPGDEFPYYAPMGAVIATTFTVAGSVRESIQTVGAIALGGTIAILIDLVAPESSPLTVGVVVALGVLAGGWRRLGGAGTWVPISALFTLVIGQGDAFYVGAYAGLVFLGAAIGILINLAFPPLPLAPLRHTLSRVRRTVRDQLGDLAEMLEKDEPLDPQEWEKHERDLTPQRGELRAALTTARESRRGNVRARRYSQDFEALARDAQAVDRLAQHVAELSDLLATGEHSQVHEPSLGPSLRPHAGRVLRGMESLVGLADSGKAEERTDELQRVREALEELTAETDRARRAESPGGGVLAAAALVTATRRCLDELDILIEGTRAELSEEPPNPGPPAGEAHGHTDD
- a CDS encoding glutamate-5-semialdehyde dehydrogenase, producing MSQLPAAASDDVQARVEQICQYARHAARALAAAPRQVKDAALHAMADALVGASARIVQANAADLDRGRETGMKTSLLDRLALDHERIEGIAAALRELAALPDPVGEVVRGQTLPNGLRLRQTRVPMGVVGMIYEARPNVTVDAAGLAIKSGNAVVLRGGSAAASSNEAIVAVLGEALEAQGLPAGLVQSIDAHGRPGAVALMRARGLVDVLIPRGGADLIQTVVRESQVPVIETGVGNCHIYVDASADLEAVVPIVLNAKTQRTGVCNAAETLLVHRELAGELLPRLLAALGESGVTIHADEETARAAAALPGLQLEPATEADWETEYLSLDLAVKLVGSCEEAIEHIRTYSSGHTEVILSQDTAAVRSFTAELGPVAAAVIVNASSRFTDGGQLGLGAEIGISTQKLHARGPMGLAELTTTTWIVEGDGHIRP
- the trxA gene encoding thioredoxin, with the translated sequence MATKSIAEAEFEQTISGEGITLVDFWADWCGPCKQFAPVYERVSEQHPDVTFAKVDTEANQMLSAQLQITAIPTLMAFRDGIQVFSQAGALPAKQLEQLVEQVKGLDMDEVRKQVAENEQSQN